The following proteins are encoded in a genomic region of Leishmania major strain Friedlin complete genome, chromosome 25:
- a CDS encoding putative transcription factor yields the protein MSSCTHPTSALFVDRQNGRTTCTICGDVVTTDQYELDPIFAQGGRQPASGGGLRGLAGSFRPATSYKGTHTGVIHSHSRPTIDKARREMLNISRQLEISEDTVERALGIYKVALNLNAVSGTRPSVLCACLYAACRRERTSHVIYDFSEINGEDPHTILSQMKYICHATHTEVPVIDPSCYVQRFAEQMDLGPQTTDVVVCALKVLRAMQDDWISCGRRPMGVCAAALLVACYVFGISRTPEQVCGMVRLTSNTIGKRLTEFAATPTARLENIDDYQPSHETLPPAFNDSSRKSTEEDVHASMRELSAIFYELVSEAKTSQPATPERCDKWRRFIMKHCELEGITPLEENLDLKGLPPAQQLHILGLPHTKPIPLEEVARSVKREEHRLLVKREASLQNGSDAGGSMSGARQGAVAGLLNNADVSSNGIPLYLLPDESLASSLAQASPAMGYADDGGMHSSSAAVGAASMDSPEQLRWMTDEYTRLLNSNAEVMHLRNDFDFADEDDANGAGGSSGGGAVAPPVSHPTQNQPFSCGLSQLRGGSPPPGTPAEEDPFGFFDRDDEGTRLALEEILYDRERRHALPWEFLVLPRVEEDDCTDILSYLVLDNEERLRRERIGVSLYGEKWKRGRARTDEEIQKLEEARASKRRRRSVIAEPAVDVPTAMERALRGRGAGTVNISQIGELLPGMLEFLEDEPQADWD from the coding sequence ATGTCCAGCTGCACCCATCCCACCTCTGCCCTCTTCGTGGATCGGCAAAACGGGCGCACGACGTGCACCATCTGCGGCGATGTCGTCACGACCGACCAGTACGAGCTAGACCCTATCTTCGCCCAGGGCGGTCGACAGCcggccagcggcggcggccttcgCGGTCTTGCCGGCAGCTTCCGCCCCGCCACCTCGTATAAGGGCACCCACACGGGCGTGATCCACTCCCACTCCCGCCCCACCATCGACAAAGCTCGCCGAGAGATGCTGAACATCAGCCGGCAGCTCGAGATCAGCGAAGATACGGTAGAGCGCGCCCTCGGCATATACAAGGTGGCGCTCAACCTGAACGCAGTCTCCGGCACACGGCCAAGTGTGCTATGCGCCTGCCTCTAcgcagcgtgccggcgcgAGCGGACGTCGCACGTTATCTACGACTTCTCTGAGATCAACGGCGAGGACCCGCACACGATCTTATCGCAAATGAAGTACATCTGCCACGCCACCCACACCGAGGTACCCGTGATCGACCCGTCGTGCTACGTGCAGCGGTTTGCCGAACAGATGGACCTCGGACCGCAGACGACGGACGTGGTTGTGTGCGCTCTCAAAGTGCTGCGTGCTATGCAGGATGACTGGATTAGCTGTGGCAGGCGACCGatgggtgtgtgcgctgctgctctgcttgTGGCGTGCTACGTTTTTGGTATTTCACGCACCCCGGAGCAGGTGTGCGGGATGGTGCGACTCACGTCCAACACAATCGGCAAGCGACTGACCGAGTTTGCGGCGACCCCAACGGCCCGTCTGGAGAACATCGACGACTATCAGCCGTCGCACGAGACCTTGCCACCAGCCTTCAATGATTCGAGCCGCAAATCCACCGAGGAGGATGTGCACGCGAGTATGCGGGAGCTGTCGGCCATCTTCTACGAGCTTGTCTCCGAGGCGAAGACATCGCAGCCCGCAACGCCGGAGCGGTGTGACAAGTGGCGCCGCTTCATCATGAAGCACTGCGAGCTGGAGGGCATcacgccgctggaggagaaTTTGGATTTGAAAgggctgccgccggcgcagcagctgcacattTTGGGTCTACCGCACACGAAGCCCATCCCGCTGGAAGAGGTGGCGCGCAGTGTTAAGAGGGAGGAGCACCGTCTCCTCGTCAAGCGCGAGGCGTCGCTTCagaacggcagcgacgcgggCGGCAGCATGAGTGGCGCCCGGCAGGGGGCAGTCGCGGGGCTGCTGAACAATGCCGATGTGTCGTCCAATGGCATTCCTCTTTATCTGCTGCCCGACGAGTCGTTGGCGTCCTCGCTCGCACAGGCGTCGCCAGCGATGGGGTATGCCGACGACGGAGGTATGCACTCTTCGTCGGCCGCTGTTGGTGCCGCCTCGATGGATTCgccggagcagctgcggtggATGACGGACGAGTACACGCGGCTGCTGAACAGCAATGCGGAAGTGATGCACCTGCGCAACGACTTTGACTTCGCTGACGAGGATGACGCCAACGGGGCTGGCGGCAGCtctggaggcggcgcggtggCCCCGCCTGTCAGCCACCCTACTCAGAACCAGCCTTTCAGCTGCGGGCTCTCGCAGCtacgcggcggcagccccCCGCCGGGAACCCCTGCAGAGGAGGATCCATTCGGGTTCTTTGaccgcgacgacgaggggACCCGTCTAGCGCTGGAGGAGATCCTCTACGACCGCGAGCGGCGACACGCCCTGCCGTGGGAGTTTCTTGTGCTACCGCGGGTCGAGGAGGATGACTGCACGGACATCCTGTCCTACCTCGTGCTGGACAACGAGGAGCGCCTCCGACGCGAGCGCATCGGCGTCTCTCTCTACGGCGAAAAATGGAAGCGCGGGCGCGCACGGACGGATGAGGAAATCCAaaagctggaggaggcgcgagcctcgaagcggcgccggcgcagtgTTATTGCCGAGCCCGCGGTCGACGTACCAACGGCGATGGAGCGCGCGTtgcgcggccgcggcgctggtaCGGTGAACATCTCCCAAATCGGTGAACTACTTCCTGGAATGCTGGAGTTCCTCGAGGATGAGCCACAGGCGGACTGGGACTGA